In Lacerta agilis isolate rLacAgi1 chromosome 8, rLacAgi1.pri, whole genome shotgun sequence, one genomic interval encodes:
- the LOC117050620 gene encoding taste receptor type 1 member 3-like, which yields MSVFFLLSLGLDWAWAQRYHCMSSQFRRPGDYILGGLFPFTVLTSNLTDRTLPDIYNCERLYAAGLVWALGMKIAIEEINNSTTLLPGIRLGYDIYDTCMEPVVTLQPSLFFLSRAGTNSIGILCNYTDYQTRVTAVIGPHDSKLSAVTAKLFGFFLIPQVSYGATMENLNNEELYPSFLRTVPSDKSQLEAMVQLLQAFKWNWIAVIGSDDEYGRGGLSLLSSMVASREICIAFEGLIPADVSNPSLQVKLRQTIQSINESKVNVIVLFASDRPIRAFFKMCLELELSQKVWLATEAWVMSDVVTSVDKVQAVGTVIGFVIKGGTVPGFEEYVYRLLELTQEDSFCNASQEEVNKMGSDVLGPQCLQCNYISRRNITAVLKHRQTYAVYTAVYSVAHALHNLLCSQRGTCHKGNIKSWKLLDKLKDVHFNISNQLHHFEEYGSINLGYEVIGWRWQDSGIEHITLGNFNTKLNINTSLVQFHTEDGKAPISECLTTCQPGQIRRMKGFHLCCYDCIDCETGTYCSSPEDSTCTSCPKQQWSPRRSTQCYDRSEKYLFWSEPLAIILVALLIFTVTLTCLLGSLFLRNLHTPVVQAAGGAMCLMGLFCLALMCLSCGLYIGKPSPTVCLMQQPSFALCLNPCFSTITAKALQIMLVNDFASSRRGFLHNLIQRRPWAIVALCFLGESALCFGYIYSNPPTLGKNYKLLPTQVLIQCRIKSWAAFAIVHGNNSLLAFTSFLCTFMVQTSPKKYNIARSITFAMLAYFIALIFFIPTYATVGLEYQPAVQVSAMLLCAMGLLAAYYLPKCYILRFKPDWNTVDYFQDYAKEVTQENDPQN from the exons ATGTCTGTCTTCTTCCTGCTCAGCCTCGGTCTGGATTGGGCCTGGGCCCAGAGGTATCACTGCATGTCTTCCCAGTTTAGAAGACCCGGAGACTACATACTGGGCGGCTTGTTCCCTTTCACGGTGCTCACCTCCAACTTGACAGACCGGACCCTGCCTGACATTTACAACTGCGAGAG GCTTTATGCCGCCGGTCTGGTCTGGGCCCTTGGGATGAAGATTGCCATTGAGGAGATCAACAACTCCACCACGCTGCTGCCGGGGATCCGCCTTGGCTATGATATCTACGACACCTGCATGGAACCGGTGGTCACCCTCCAGCCCAGCCTGTTCTTCCTGTCCAGAGCAGGCACAAACAGCATCGGGATCCTTTGCAACTACACGGACTACCAGACCCGGGTGACGGCTGTCATCGGGCCTCATGACTCAAAGCTCTCTGCGGTGACAGCCAAGCTGTTCGGCTTCTTCCTGATCCCGCAG GTCAGCTATGGAGCCACCATGGAGAACCTGAACAACGAGGAGCTGTATCCCTCTTTCTTGCGGACTGTGCCCAGCGACAAGAGCCAGCTGGAAGCCATGGTCCAGCTCCTGCAGGCTTTCAAGTGGAACTGGATCGCGGTCATTGGCAGCGACGATGAATATGGCCGTGGAGGCCTCAGCCTCTTGTCGTCCATGGTGGCCAGCAGAGAGATCTGCATCGCCTTCGAGGGGCTGATCCCAGCCGACGTGTCCAACCCGAGCCTCCAAGTGAAGCTGAGGCAGACGATCCAGTCGATCAACGAGAGCAAAGTCAACGTCATCGTCCTCTTCGCCAGCGACCGGCCCATCCGGGCTTTCTTCAAAATGTGCTTGGAGCTGGAGCTGAGCCAGAAGGTGTGGTTGGCCACCGAAGCCTGGGTGATGTCCGACGTGGTCACCTCTGTGGACAAGGTCCAAGCCGTTGGGACAGTCATCGGCTTTGTCATAAAGGGGGGGACAGTCCCTGGCTTTGAGGAGTACGTCTACAGGCTTTTAGAGCTGACCCAAGAGGACAGCTTCTGCAACGCATCCCAGGAGGAAGTGAACAAGATGGGCTCCGATGTCCTGGGACCGCAATGCCTGCAATGCAACTACATCTCTCGCAGAAACATCACCGCGGTGCTCAAGCACCGGCAGACGTACGCTGTCTACACTGCCGTGTACAGTGTGGCTCACGCACTCCACAACTTGTTGTGCTCCCAGAGAGGGACGTGTCATAAGGGTAACATCAAATCTTGGAAG CTGCTCGACAAACTGAAAGACGTCCATTTCAACATCTCCAACCAGCTGCACCATTTCGAAGAGTACGGCAGCATCAACCTCGGCTATGAGGTCATTGGCTGGAGGTGGCAGGACAGTGGGATTGAGCACATCACCCTCGGGAACTTCAACACAAAACTGAACATCAATACATCCTTGGTCCAGTTTCACACAGAGGATGGAAAG GCACCCATCTCGGAGTGCCTTACAACGTGTCAGCCTGGGCAGATCCGTCGGATGAAGGGGTTCCACCTCTGCTGCTATGACTGCATTGACTGCGAGACGGGCACTTACTGCAGTTCTCCAG AGGACTCAACCTGTACCTCCTGCCCCAAGCAACAGTGGTCCCCTAGACGCAGCACACAGTGTTACGACCGCAGCGAAAAGTATTTGTTCTGGTCCGAGCCTCTGGCCATCATCTTGGTAGCCTTGCTGATATTCACGGTGACTCTCACCTGCCTCTTGGGGTCCCTGTTTCTGAGGAACCTCCACACCCCCGTGGTGCAGGCCGCTGGGGGAGCCATGTGCCTCATGGGCCTCTTCTGCCTGGCCCTGATGTGCCTCAGCTGCGGCCTCTACATCGGCAAGCCTAGCCCGACCGTCTGCCTGATGCAGCAGCCCTCCTTCGCCTTGTGCCTCAACCCTTGCTTCTCCACCATCACGGCCAAGGCCCTCCAGATCATGCTGGTGAATGACTTTGCAAGCAGCCGCCGCGGTTTCCTGCACAACCTGATCCAGAGGCGGCCGTGGGCCATCGTGGCATTGTGCTTTCTGGGTGAAAGCGCCCTCTGCTTTGGGTACATCTACAGCAACCCGCCCACTCTGGGCAAGAACTACAAACTCTTGCCCACCCAAGTCCTCATCCAGTGCAGGATAAAGTCCTGGGCTGCCTTCGCCATCGTGCACGGGAACAACAGCCTCCTGGCCTTCACCTCGTTCCTCTGCACCTTCATGGTGCAGACGTCTCCCAAAAAGTACAACATCGCCCGCAGCATCACCTTCGCCATGCTCGCTTACTTCATCGCCTTGATCTTCTTCATCCCCACCTATGCCACTGTGGGGCTAGAGTACCAGCCCGCCGTGCAGGTGAGTGCCATGCTCCTGTGCGCTATGGGGCTGCTTGCGGCTTATTACCTCCCCAAGTGCTACATCCTGCGTTTCAAGCCGGACTGGAACACGGTGGACTATTTTCAAGATTACGCCAAAGAAGTGACGCAGGAAAACGACCCCCAAAATTAG